Proteins encoded in a region of the Rutidosis leptorrhynchoides isolate AG116_Rl617_1_P2 chromosome 9, CSIRO_AGI_Rlap_v1, whole genome shotgun sequence genome:
- the LOC139868856 gene encoding transcription termination factor MTERF8, chloroplastic-like, which translates to MFKLFRTIVKPHFQCSIKYSSLSSSSSSITNAIVNNYLINSLGFPVNDAVAVSSEVPTYHLKSTANFDLVVNLFKDYGLNSTQIKEIISYAPKILTCKATKTLAPKLRFFQELGLPGPDLVTLVRRNRYIFWKGLDTKIIPTVDFYRTLLGGCDKKVIELINRSKWMLVANTTVTRISQNISLLKKYAVSDEMIYKTLIKDPQRMKLAPELLESKLQYVEEKLGISRDLPIFIYGFFAIMYRSDEEIENIIRVFRTFGWSDDQINTLVKSQPYCLDRSEAYIVDKLNFFMKELDYSPLYLMGCTSFWTLSLEKRMKPRNEVFKILKEKELVKDIPSFATVVKYTESKFLDYLKKFECHVPNLCETYLNSIKRLAPE; encoded by the coding sequence ATGTTCAAATTATTTCGAACAATCGTAAAACCTCATTTTCAATGTTCAATCAAGTATTCatctttatcttcatcatcatcatcaataacaaATGCAATAGTGAATAACTACCTAATTAATTCACTTGGATTTCCAGTAAACGACGCCGTTGCCGTTTCTTCAGAGGTACCAACTTATCATCTTAAATCAACTGCTAATTTTGATTTAGTTGTTAATCTCTTTAAAGATTATGGTTTAAACAGTACCCAAATCAAAGAAATCATATCTTATGCACCAAAAATCCTAACTTGCAAAGCCACCAAAACCCTAGCGCCCAAATTAAGGTTTTTTCAAGAATTAGGGTTACCAGGTCCTGATTTAGTGACACTTGTTAGGCGTAATCGTTATATCTTTTGGAAAGGATTAGATACTAAAATCATACCCACTGTTGACTTTTATAGAACTTTATTAGGAGGCTGTGATAAAAAAGTTATTGAATTGATCAACAGATCTAAATGGATGTTGGTAGCAAATACTACTGTTACACGAATATCGCAAAATATCAGTTTGTTAAAAAAATATGCTGTATCTGATGAGATGATATACAAAACCCTTATTAAAGATCCGCAGCGAATGAAACTGGCACCCGAGTTACTTGAAAGTAAGCTGCAATATGTTGAAGAAAAATTAGGTATCTCACGTGATTTACCGATTTTTATTTATGGTTTTTTTGCTATTATGTATCGAAGTGATGAGGAAATCGAGAACATTATACGAGTTTTTAGGACTTTTGGTTGGTCTGATGATCAAATAAATACATTGGTTAAGTCTCAACCTTACTGTTTAGATAGATCAGAAGCTTACATTGTTGATAAATTGAACTTTTTTATGAAGGAGTTAGATTATAGCCCATTGTATTTAATGGGTTGCACGTCTTTTTGGACGTTGAGTTTAGAGAAACGAATGAAACCGAGGAATGAAGTTTTCAAAATATTGAAGGAGAAAGAGTTAGTGAAAGATATACCGTCTTTTGCGACAGTTGTGAAATATACTGAGTCCAAGTTTCTTGATTACTTGAAGAAATTTGAGTGTCATGTTCCAAATTTATGTGAAACTTACTTGAATAGTATCAAGCGTTTGGCACCCGAATAA
- the LOC139867416 gene encoding transcription termination factor MTERF8, chloroplastic-like, whose translation MLYLRNHIQRQLLSSIHHTFKSQILYYSTTKTAFDDSSSAKRALFVDFLTRSLGFTKESAISSCSKVRRLRTTRNFDSVVGVLKKYGFDDAQIKDLVSWIPKILLYRANETLKPKLRVFLELGLSGSDLISLLKRNPSLFELGLQSRIIPTIDYLRSLLGSNEKVVETINRSRWLFSTSIALRMFTANIVMLRSYGFSDEQIGKFVNRNAMHFTQPPSWLTSKLNWIESKLGVTRDSTVFFRCFHAMCSNSIVLMEKKMEVYKSYGFSDQELTFLFKNQPYCFALSEDTIRDKLSFFMNELGYTPAYLASCPNLFSLSLEKRVKPRYEVVKILKAKMLLGRHSLITLVTYPELRFQDYLRRFEKEIPDLYETYVSSVRQISN comes from the coding sequence ATGTTATACCTCCGTAACCATATCCAGCGACAGCTTCTATCATCAATCCATCATACTTTCAAATCTCAAATCCTGTATTATTCAACAACAAAAACTGCATTTGATGATTCTTCATCTGCTAAAAGAGCCCTTTTTGTAGATTTCCTGACCAGATCTCTCGGATTCACTAAAGAATCAGCAATTTCTTCATGTTCAAAGGTACGTCGTTTAAGAACCACTCGAAATTTCGATTCAGTTGTTGGGGTTCTCAAAAAATACGGTTTTGATGATGCCCAGATCAAAGATTTAGTCTCATGGATTCCTAAAATTTTATTATACCGAGCAAATGAAACCCTAAAACCCAAACTTAGGGTTTTTCTTGAACTTGGGTTATCTGGGTCGGATCTAATTAGCCTTTTGAAAAGAAACCCGAGTTTATTTGAGTTGGGTTTGCAGTCTAGAATCATACCCACTATTGATTACCTTAGGTCATTGTTAGGGAGTAATGAAAAAGTGGTGGAAACTATTAACAGATCAAGATGGCTTTTTTCGACATCCATTGCATTAAGAATGTTTACTGCGAATATTGTTATGTTACGAAGTTATGGTTTTTCAGATGAGCAGATTGGGAAATTTGTTAATAGGAATGCTATGCATTTTACGCAGCCACCTAGTTGGCTAACGAGTAAACTGAATTGGATAGAAAGTAAACTAGGGGTAACACGTGATTCTACTGTGTTTTTTCGGTGTTTTCATGCGATGTGTTCGAATAGTATTGTTTTAATGGAGAAGAAGATGGAGGTTTATAAGAGTTATGGGTTTTCTGATCAGGAATTAACCTTTTTGTTTAAGAATCAGCCTTACTGTTTTGCATTATCAGAAGATACAATTCGTGATAAATTGAGTTTCTTTATGAATGAGCTTGGGTATACACCGGCATACTTGGCTAGTTGCCCGAACCTCTTTTCATTGAGTTTGGAGAAACGAGTGAAACCTAGGTATGAAGTGGTGAAGATTTTGAAAGCAAAAATGTTGCTTGGTAGACATTCACTTATTACTCTGGTTACATATCCAGAGTTGAGATTTCAAGATTATTTACGTCGTTTTGAGAAAGAGATTCCTGATTTGTATGAAACCTATGTTAGTAGCGTGAGGCAAATTTCAAACTGA